One window of Dendropsophus ebraccatus isolate aDenEbr1 chromosome 13, aDenEbr1.pat, whole genome shotgun sequence genomic DNA carries:
- the LOC138771390 gene encoding coiled-coil domain-containing protein 170-like isoform X3 → MQALKEHIKELDHSTGDKAEINAEIHSVRRENKELNDRVKELENRLRIHLIEREKAEQKSSGLGKRLHESIERLSSCLNINVEEHEDPLNALVSKAEKLVREYKLHKSRMTSLEDALASQQVECKASRDTIVKLVAEAEKHKKAVSDFPAELQSLKRERDEALLAKKNVEREKEILQEKLKDNHKEWGSLHQELMEKEKKANDLERTLRTSDYEAKASHSLHQSFVSQLATILSNGFTTVPRTEEAVKERIQELCSSEQTWKSTCEDLKQRIAKLSQQTEKQLDLYHEAMAKSYKAEELLQEQQDSMKHLKGKLASEEMIKDGFNMEKKRLKKFLLQLAEKMNISQDISSESLVSQYDMLLNRADEICKRDKEFLSENKTLIYNLQKKVNSLREKLELKNSQIEQLEKKIKQHEREKEHQTFLSAENSATMTAQKLQKKVERLQGQLSDMKIANQNLTAQLVDMNDLKEKLDHQKKTIELLSKSLEKLEKIKDKAAKKVVSLKTELDYNEHETVGEKVRCQQMVEAVTNELHTAKRALEEVARREKQLVDFRETITRMMGFNINTLAVPDYEIFDQLKRVLRSHGPIDNTKTDRSKLPYGFRTGMGEPEYTVQHMNPRH, encoded by the exons ATGCAGGCCCTCAAAGAACACATCAAGGAATTGGACCATTCAACTGGTGATAAGGCAGAAATCAACGCCGAGATACACTCTGTCCGTAGAGAGAACAAAGAGTTGAATGACAGGGTTAAAGAACTGGAGAACCGACTAAG AATACATCTGATCGAAAGAGAAAAAGCTGAGCAGAAAAGCAGCGGCCTGGGGAAAAGACTACATGAGAGTATTGAGAGGTTGTCCTCCTGTCTGAATATAAACGTTGAGGAGCATGAGGATCCCCTAAATGCTCTGGTGTCAAAG GCCGAGAAATTGGTGAGGGAATATAAACTGCACAAGTCCAGAATGACAAGTCTTGAAGATGCCTTGGCAAGCCAACAAGTGGAGTGTAAAGCCAGTCGGGACACCATTGTAAAGCTGGTGGCGGAggcagaaaaacataaaaaagcagTGTCTGACTTTCCTGCAGAACTTCAATCTCTGAAGAGG gagagagatgaggctcTTCTAGCCAAGAAGAACGTTGAGAGAGAAAAGGAGATTCTGCAAGAGAAGCTGAAGGACAACCATAAGGAATGGGGCAGTTTGCATCAGGAGCTAATGGAAAAAGAGAAGAAAGCAAATGATCTGGAGAGGACTCTGCGTACCTCAGATTACGAGGCAAAAGCATCTCACAGCCTTCACCAAAGCTTTGTAAGTCAGCTGGCAACGATCCTGAGCAATGGATTTACAACTGTACCTAGAACAGAGGAAGCTGTGAAGGAGAGAATCCAAGAACTCTGCAGCAGTGAACAAACTTGGAAATCT ACCTGTGAAGATCTGAAGCAGAGGATTGCCAAGCTCAGTCAACAAACTGAGAAACAACTGGATCTGTATCATGAGGCAATGGCCAAGTCTTATAAAGCAGAAGAACTACTGCAAGAACAGCAGGATTCCATGAAACATTTGAAGGGCAAGCTTGCCTCAGAGGAGATGATCAAAGATGGCTTCAACATGGAGAAGAAAAGG CTCAAGAAGTTCTTATTGCAGCTGGCCGAGAAGATGAATATAAGCCAAGACATTTCATCTGAGAGCCTTGTATCGCAGTACGACATGTTACTGAACAGAGCTGATGAAATCTGTAAGAGGGATAAAGAATTTCTGAGCGAAAATAAAACTCTTATCTACAATCTCCAGAAGAAG GTGAATTCCCTAAGGGAGAAACTAGAGTTAAAAAATTCACAAATTGAACAACTAGaaaagaaaataaaacagcacGAAAGAGAAAAAGAGCATCAAACCTTCCTTAGTGCCGAAAATTCTGCAACTATGACAGCCCAAAAATTGCAGAAGAAGGTCGAAAGACTCCAGGGACAGCTCAGTGACATGAAAATTGCTAATCAAAACCTGACGGCTCAGCTTGTTGATATGAACGATCTAAAG GAGAAACTCGACCACCAGAAGAAAACCATAGAACTTCTCAGCAAGTCTTTAGAAAAGCTTGAGAAAATTAAGGATAAAGCTGCTAAAAAGGTAGTGAGCTTGAAAACAGAGCTGGACTACAACGAACACGAGACTGTGGGGGAGAAAGTGAGGTGTCAGCAGATGGTGGAAGCAGTCACTAATGAGCTACACACCGCCAAGAGAGCCCTCGAAGAGGTAGCAAGGAGAGAAAAACAG CTTGTCGACTTCAGGGAGACCATCACCAGAATGATGGGATTTAATATTAACACCCTGGCTGTTCCCGATTATGAAATCTTCGACCAACTTAAGCGGGTTTTGAGGAGTCACGGACCTATTGATAACACCAAAACGGATAGATCTAAGCTGCCATATGGGTTTCGGACAGGGATGGGTGAACCAGAATACACAGTGCAGCACATGAACCCTAGACACTGA
- the LOC138771390 gene encoding coiled-coil domain-containing protein 170-like isoform X1: MSYVSNQYSYDDPIERLFDSNLSPSRSHVKFRDSFPEFTDKKHAYSKNKDVSQKTKRHFYDLSDSRGDDKVSYNSGIKDNLLTYRIAAESAQSEHAALLVKNTGLQAEVSDLKKRLAAKDVYLQESKEELEKYKERCARQLSQMQALKEHIKELDHSTGDKAEINAEIHSVRRENKELNDRVKELENRLRIHLIEREKAEQKSSGLGKRLHESIERLSSCLNINVEEHEDPLNALVSKAEKLVREYKLHKSRMTSLEDALASQQVECKASRDTIVKLVAEAEKHKKAVSDFPAELQSLKRERDEALLAKKNVEREKEILQEKLKDNHKEWGSLHQELMEKEKKANDLERTLRTSDYEAKASHSLHQSFVSQLATILSNGFTTVPRTEEAVKERIQELCSSEQTWKSTCEDLKQRIAKLSQQTEKQLDLYHEAMAKSYKAEELLQEQQDSMKHLKGKLASEEMIKDGFNMEKKRLKKFLLQLAEKMNISQDISSESLVSQYDMLLNRADEICKRDKEFLSENKTLIYNLQKKVNSLREKLELKNSQIEQLEKKIKQHEREKEHQTFLSAENSATMTAQKLQKKVERLQGQLSDMKIANQNLTAQLVDMNDLKEKLDHQKKTIELLSKSLEKLEKIKDKAAKKVVSLKTELDYNEHETVGEKVRCQQMVEAVTNELHTAKRALEEVARREKQLVDFRETITRMMGFNINTLAVPDYEIFDQLKRVLRSHGPIDNTKTDRSKLPYGFRTGMGEPEYTVQHMNPRH, translated from the exons GCACTTCTATGACCTCTCTGACAGCCGCGGAGACGATAAG GTTTCATATAACTCTGGGATAAAAGACAACTTACTTACTTACAGAATCGCCGCCGAATCCGCACAGAGTGAACACGCCGCATTGTTGGTGAAGAACACCGGTTTACAAGCAGAA GTTTCCGACCTTAAGAAACGGCTGGCAGCTAAAGATGTCTACCTGCAAGAAAGCAAAGAGGAATTAGAAAAATACAAAGAGAGGTGTGCCCGCCAGCTGTCCCAGATGCAGGCCCTCAAAGAACACATCAAGGAATTGGACCATTCAACTGGTGATAAGGCAGAAATCAACGCCGAGATACACTCTGTCCGTAGAGAGAACAAAGAGTTGAATGACAGGGTTAAAGAACTGGAGAACCGACTAAG AATACATCTGATCGAAAGAGAAAAAGCTGAGCAGAAAAGCAGCGGCCTGGGGAAAAGACTACATGAGAGTATTGAGAGGTTGTCCTCCTGTCTGAATATAAACGTTGAGGAGCATGAGGATCCCCTAAATGCTCTGGTGTCAAAG GCCGAGAAATTGGTGAGGGAATATAAACTGCACAAGTCCAGAATGACAAGTCTTGAAGATGCCTTGGCAAGCCAACAAGTGGAGTGTAAAGCCAGTCGGGACACCATTGTAAAGCTGGTGGCGGAggcagaaaaacataaaaaagcagTGTCTGACTTTCCTGCAGAACTTCAATCTCTGAAGAGG gagagagatgaggctcTTCTAGCCAAGAAGAACGTTGAGAGAGAAAAGGAGATTCTGCAAGAGAAGCTGAAGGACAACCATAAGGAATGGGGCAGTTTGCATCAGGAGCTAATGGAAAAAGAGAAGAAAGCAAATGATCTGGAGAGGACTCTGCGTACCTCAGATTACGAGGCAAAAGCATCTCACAGCCTTCACCAAAGCTTTGTAAGTCAGCTGGCAACGATCCTGAGCAATGGATTTACAACTGTACCTAGAACAGAGGAAGCTGTGAAGGAGAGAATCCAAGAACTCTGCAGCAGTGAACAAACTTGGAAATCT ACCTGTGAAGATCTGAAGCAGAGGATTGCCAAGCTCAGTCAACAAACTGAGAAACAACTGGATCTGTATCATGAGGCAATGGCCAAGTCTTATAAAGCAGAAGAACTACTGCAAGAACAGCAGGATTCCATGAAACATTTGAAGGGCAAGCTTGCCTCAGAGGAGATGATCAAAGATGGCTTCAACATGGAGAAGAAAAGG CTCAAGAAGTTCTTATTGCAGCTGGCCGAGAAGATGAATATAAGCCAAGACATTTCATCTGAGAGCCTTGTATCGCAGTACGACATGTTACTGAACAGAGCTGATGAAATCTGTAAGAGGGATAAAGAATTTCTGAGCGAAAATAAAACTCTTATCTACAATCTCCAGAAGAAG GTGAATTCCCTAAGGGAGAAACTAGAGTTAAAAAATTCACAAATTGAACAACTAGaaaagaaaataaaacagcacGAAAGAGAAAAAGAGCATCAAACCTTCCTTAGTGCCGAAAATTCTGCAACTATGACAGCCCAAAAATTGCAGAAGAAGGTCGAAAGACTCCAGGGACAGCTCAGTGACATGAAAATTGCTAATCAAAACCTGACGGCTCAGCTTGTTGATATGAACGATCTAAAG GAGAAACTCGACCACCAGAAGAAAACCATAGAACTTCTCAGCAAGTCTTTAGAAAAGCTTGAGAAAATTAAGGATAAAGCTGCTAAAAAGGTAGTGAGCTTGAAAACAGAGCTGGACTACAACGAACACGAGACTGTGGGGGAGAAAGTGAGGTGTCAGCAGATGGTGGAAGCAGTCACTAATGAGCTACACACCGCCAAGAGAGCCCTCGAAGAGGTAGCAAGGAGAGAAAAACAG CTTGTCGACTTCAGGGAGACCATCACCAGAATGATGGGATTTAATATTAACACCCTGGCTGTTCCCGATTATGAAATCTTCGACCAACTTAAGCGGGTTTTGAGGAGTCACGGACCTATTGATAACACCAAAACGGATAGATCTAAGCTGCCATATGGGTTTCGGACAGGGATGGGTGAACCAGAATACACAGTGCAGCACATGAACCCTAGACACTGA
- the LOC138771390 gene encoding coiled-coil domain-containing protein 170-like isoform X2 — protein MDYPRHFYDLSDSRGDDKVSYNSGIKDNLLTYRIAAESAQSEHAALLVKNTGLQAEVSDLKKRLAAKDVYLQESKEELEKYKERCARQLSQMQALKEHIKELDHSTGDKAEINAEIHSVRRENKELNDRVKELENRLRIHLIEREKAEQKSSGLGKRLHESIERLSSCLNINVEEHEDPLNALVSKAEKLVREYKLHKSRMTSLEDALASQQVECKASRDTIVKLVAEAEKHKKAVSDFPAELQSLKRERDEALLAKKNVEREKEILQEKLKDNHKEWGSLHQELMEKEKKANDLERTLRTSDYEAKASHSLHQSFVSQLATILSNGFTTVPRTEEAVKERIQELCSSEQTWKSTCEDLKQRIAKLSQQTEKQLDLYHEAMAKSYKAEELLQEQQDSMKHLKGKLASEEMIKDGFNMEKKRLKKFLLQLAEKMNISQDISSESLVSQYDMLLNRADEICKRDKEFLSENKTLIYNLQKKVNSLREKLELKNSQIEQLEKKIKQHEREKEHQTFLSAENSATMTAQKLQKKVERLQGQLSDMKIANQNLTAQLVDMNDLKEKLDHQKKTIELLSKSLEKLEKIKDKAAKKVVSLKTELDYNEHETVGEKVRCQQMVEAVTNELHTAKRALEEVARREKQLVDFRETITRMMGFNINTLAVPDYEIFDQLKRVLRSHGPIDNTKTDRSKLPYGFRTGMGEPEYTVQHMNPRH, from the exons GCACTTCTATGACCTCTCTGACAGCCGCGGAGACGATAAG GTTTCATATAACTCTGGGATAAAAGACAACTTACTTACTTACAGAATCGCCGCCGAATCCGCACAGAGTGAACACGCCGCATTGTTGGTGAAGAACACCGGTTTACAAGCAGAA GTTTCCGACCTTAAGAAACGGCTGGCAGCTAAAGATGTCTACCTGCAAGAAAGCAAAGAGGAATTAGAAAAATACAAAGAGAGGTGTGCCCGCCAGCTGTCCCAGATGCAGGCCCTCAAAGAACACATCAAGGAATTGGACCATTCAACTGGTGATAAGGCAGAAATCAACGCCGAGATACACTCTGTCCGTAGAGAGAACAAAGAGTTGAATGACAGGGTTAAAGAACTGGAGAACCGACTAAG AATACATCTGATCGAAAGAGAAAAAGCTGAGCAGAAAAGCAGCGGCCTGGGGAAAAGACTACATGAGAGTATTGAGAGGTTGTCCTCCTGTCTGAATATAAACGTTGAGGAGCATGAGGATCCCCTAAATGCTCTGGTGTCAAAG GCCGAGAAATTGGTGAGGGAATATAAACTGCACAAGTCCAGAATGACAAGTCTTGAAGATGCCTTGGCAAGCCAACAAGTGGAGTGTAAAGCCAGTCGGGACACCATTGTAAAGCTGGTGGCGGAggcagaaaaacataaaaaagcagTGTCTGACTTTCCTGCAGAACTTCAATCTCTGAAGAGG gagagagatgaggctcTTCTAGCCAAGAAGAACGTTGAGAGAGAAAAGGAGATTCTGCAAGAGAAGCTGAAGGACAACCATAAGGAATGGGGCAGTTTGCATCAGGAGCTAATGGAAAAAGAGAAGAAAGCAAATGATCTGGAGAGGACTCTGCGTACCTCAGATTACGAGGCAAAAGCATCTCACAGCCTTCACCAAAGCTTTGTAAGTCAGCTGGCAACGATCCTGAGCAATGGATTTACAACTGTACCTAGAACAGAGGAAGCTGTGAAGGAGAGAATCCAAGAACTCTGCAGCAGTGAACAAACTTGGAAATCT ACCTGTGAAGATCTGAAGCAGAGGATTGCCAAGCTCAGTCAACAAACTGAGAAACAACTGGATCTGTATCATGAGGCAATGGCCAAGTCTTATAAAGCAGAAGAACTACTGCAAGAACAGCAGGATTCCATGAAACATTTGAAGGGCAAGCTTGCCTCAGAGGAGATGATCAAAGATGGCTTCAACATGGAGAAGAAAAGG CTCAAGAAGTTCTTATTGCAGCTGGCCGAGAAGATGAATATAAGCCAAGACATTTCATCTGAGAGCCTTGTATCGCAGTACGACATGTTACTGAACAGAGCTGATGAAATCTGTAAGAGGGATAAAGAATTTCTGAGCGAAAATAAAACTCTTATCTACAATCTCCAGAAGAAG GTGAATTCCCTAAGGGAGAAACTAGAGTTAAAAAATTCACAAATTGAACAACTAGaaaagaaaataaaacagcacGAAAGAGAAAAAGAGCATCAAACCTTCCTTAGTGCCGAAAATTCTGCAACTATGACAGCCCAAAAATTGCAGAAGAAGGTCGAAAGACTCCAGGGACAGCTCAGTGACATGAAAATTGCTAATCAAAACCTGACGGCTCAGCTTGTTGATATGAACGATCTAAAG GAGAAACTCGACCACCAGAAGAAAACCATAGAACTTCTCAGCAAGTCTTTAGAAAAGCTTGAGAAAATTAAGGATAAAGCTGCTAAAAAGGTAGTGAGCTTGAAAACAGAGCTGGACTACAACGAACACGAGACTGTGGGGGAGAAAGTGAGGTGTCAGCAGATGGTGGAAGCAGTCACTAATGAGCTACACACCGCCAAGAGAGCCCTCGAAGAGGTAGCAAGGAGAGAAAAACAG CTTGTCGACTTCAGGGAGACCATCACCAGAATGATGGGATTTAATATTAACACCCTGGCTGTTCCCGATTATGAAATCTTCGACCAACTTAAGCGGGTTTTGAGGAGTCACGGACCTATTGATAACACCAAAACGGATAGATCTAAGCTGCCATATGGGTTTCGGACAGGGATGGGTGAACCAGAATACACAGTGCAGCACATGAACCCTAGACACTGA